In the genome of Carassius gibelio isolate Cgi1373 ecotype wild population from Czech Republic chromosome A25, carGib1.2-hapl.c, whole genome shotgun sequence, the window atgcagttcccgaggcggtgcccgatgcagttcccgaggcggtgcccgatgcagttcccgaggcggtgcccgatgctgtttccgaggcggtgcccgatgcagttcccgaggcggtgctcgatgcagttcccgaggcggtgctcgatgcagttcccgaggcggagcccgatgcagttcccgaggcggagcccgatgctgttcccgaggcggagcccgatgcagttcccgaggcggagcccgatgcagttcccgaggcggtgcccgatgctgttcccgaggccgaggtcgttcccgaggcggtgcccgatgcagttcccgaggcggagcccgatgcagttcccgaggcggagcccgatgcagttcccgaggcggtgcccgatgctgtttccgaggcggtgcccgatgcagttcccgaggcggagcccgatgcagttcccgaggcggtgcccgatgcagttcccgaggcggtgcccgatgctgttcccgaggctgaggtcgttcccgaggcggtgcccgatgcagttcccgaggcggagcccgatgcagttcccgaggccgaggtcgttcccgaggcggtgcccgatgcagttcccgaggcggagcccgatgcagttcccgaggcggagcccgatgcagttcccgaggcggtgcccgatgctgtttccgaggcggtgcccgatgcagttcccgaggcggagcccgatgcagttcccgaggcggtgcccgatgcagttcccgaggcgaagcccgatgcagttcccgatgcagttcccgaggcggtgcccgatgctgtttccgaggcggtgccctatgcagttcccgaggcggagcccgatgcagttcccgaggcggtgctcgatgcagttcccgaggcggtgctcgatgcagttcccgaggcggtgcccgatgcagtttccgaggcggtgcccgatgcagttcccgaggcggtgcccgatgctgttcccgaggcggagcccgatgctgttcccgaggcggtgcccgatgctgttcccgaggccgaggcagttcccgatgcagttcccgaggcggtgcccgatgctgtttccgaggcggtgccctatgcagttcccgaggcggagcccgatgcagttcccgaggcggtgctcgatgcagttcccgaggcggtgctcgatgcagttcccgaggcggtgcccgatgcagtttccgaggcggtgcccgatgcagttcccgaggcggtgcccgatgctgttcccgaggcggagcccgatgctgttcccgaggcggagcccgatgctgttcccgaggcggtgcccgatgctgttcccgaggccgaggcagttcccgatgcagttcccgaggcggtgcccgatgctgtttccgaggcggtgccctatgcagttcccgaggcggagcccgatgcagttcccgaggcggtgccctatgcagttcccgaggcggtgccctatgcagttcccgaggcggagcccgatgcagttcccgaggcggtgctcgatgcagttcccgaggcggagcccgatgcagttcccgaggcgaagcccgatgcagttcccgaggcgaagcccgatgcagttcccgatgctgtttccgaggcggtgcccgatgcagttcccgaggcggagcccgatgcagttcccgaggcggagcccgatgcagttcccgaggcgaagcccgatgcagttcccgaggcgaagcccgatgcagttcccgatgctgtttccgaggcggtgcccgatgcagttcccgaggcggagcccgatgcagttcccgaggcggtgcccgatgcagttcccgaggcgaagcccgatgcagttcccgatgcagttcccgaggcggtgcccgatgctgtttccgaggcggtgccctatgcagttcccgaggcggagcccgatgcagttcccgaggcggtgctcgatgcagttcccgaggcggtgcccgatgcagtttccgaggcggtgcccgatgcagttcccgaggcggtgcccgatgctgttcccgaggccgaggcagttcccgaggcggagcccgatgcagttcccgaggcgaagcccgatgcagttcccgaggcgaagcccgatgcagttcccgatgctgtttccgaggcggtgcccgatgcagttcccgaggcggagcccgatgcagttcccgaggcgaagcccgatgcagttcccgatgcagttcccgaggcggtgcccgatgctgtttccgaggcggtgccctatgcagttcccgaggcggagcccgatgcagttcccgaggcggtgctcgatgcagttcccgaggcggtgctcgatgcagttcccgaggcggtgcccgatgcagtttccgaggcggtgcccgatgcagttcccgaggcggtgcccgatgctgttcccgaggcggagcccgatgctgttcccgaggcggagcccgatgctgttcccgaggcggtgcccgatgctgttcccgaggccgaggcagttcccgatgcagttcccgaggcggtgcccgatgctgtttccgaggcggtgccctatgcagttcccgaggcggagcccgatgcagttcccgaggcgaagcccgatgcagttcccgatgctgtttccgaggcggtgcccgatgcagttcccgaggcggagcccgatgcagttcccgaggcggtgcccgatgctgtttccgaggcggtgccctatgcagttcccgaggcggagcccgatgcagttcccgaggcggtgctcgatgcagttcccgaggcggtgctcgatgcagttcccgaggcggtgctcgatgctgttcccgaggcggagcccgatgctgttcccgaggcggagcccgatgctgttcccgaggcggtgcccgatgctgttcccgaggccgaggcagttcccgaggcggagcccgatgcagttcccgaggcgaagcccgatgcagttcccgaggcgaagcccgatgcagttcccgatgctgtttccgaggcggtgcccgatgcagttcccgaggcggagcccgatgcagttcccgaggcggtgcccgatgcagttcccgaggcggtgcccgatactgttcccgaggcggtgcccgatgcagttcccgaggcggtgcccgatgcagttcccgaggcgaagcctgatgcagttcccgatgcagttcccgaggcggagcccgatgcagttcccgaggcggtgctcgatgcagttcccgaggcggtgcccgaggcggagcccgatgcagttcccgaggcggagcccgatgcagttcccgaggcggtgcccgatgcagttcccgaggcggtgcccgatgcagttcccgaggcggagcccgatgcagttcccgaggcggagcccgatgcagttcccgaggcggtgcccgatgcagttcccgaggcggtgcccgatgcagttcccgaggcggtgcccgatgcagttcccgaggcggtgcccgatgcagttcccgaggcggagcccgatgctgttcccgaggcggagcccgatgctgttcccgaggcggagcccgatgctgttcccgaggcggagcccgatgctgttcccgaggcggagcccgatgctgttcccgaggcggagcccgatgctgttcccgaggcggagcccgatgctgttcccgaggcggtgcccgatgcagttcccgaggcggtgtccgttacagttcccgaggcggtgaccacaaggccgtggtggtcttcggctccgccctgggagactctggcggtgaccacgaggacgtggtggtcatccgctccgccctgggggactctggcggtgaccacgaggacgtggtggtcgtccgctccaccctgggggactctggtgatgaccatgaggacgtggtggtcttctgctccgacctggtggactccggcctcgaccacagagacgtggtggtcttccgctccgccctggagggctctggccttgaccacacggctgtggtggtcatctgctccgtcctagtggacgcctcaacatgtccttcatggacttatgttttgtgttttttgagttctgtttctgtctgttctctttagtttagtctggccctccgtccctccccctgtacctcctccggtcctcctccctcctgatctcccggttttatgtatcatttctggtgtttgtcctccatgtgttccttttctggccctccgtccctccccctgagccttcacctgtccgcctccctcctggtctctgtgtcatgttttgtctttaagcgtctggtagccgctccgtagagggggggtactgtcacagtgtctgggttgttgttccccggggttccactagatgtcctccttctcacggtgcctgtcccagatcacttcctgttcccttatatggtcaccttcctccttgttacctgattgattgttcaccccacctgtctcctgtttcccaattatccttctgtgtataaatacccagtctgtcttagtctatgtcacggagtccttgtctgatgtcattgtgtttcaggtccatcagtcttgctttgtcttaccctatgtgtctcattctctcgttccaccagacttcctctacctttccgctcttccgagttccccgtttcatccggttccctttttgtttgatttgtctctcatgactgtttattttgtatttacccctctgtttaaataaaacccttacctgcatttggatctaccctctctttgtgtttttccccaatacctatcgtgacagaaatgttatttaagtattattttttatatttttatagtttttaatgatattttatctttgttttatCTTAATTGCTTATGTTTGCTATAttcaaattagtttttgtttttttaaatcattattattcaGTTGTTCATATAAAGATTTTGGATGTGGACAACATGGACAGTTTTCTACATTGGCCACAGTTACCGCTATCTGCTGATTCAGTTGGACCTGATTCTCCTTCGGAGTCGGAGTAAAAAGGTTTCTCTACTTTCTTCTCCTTACGATCCTTCCGGCTCGAGCATTTGCTCCAATCTGGAATCTGCAAAGGATCAcgaaacagcatcaaaacaagCTCAAGTACATCTGAAGGACCTAGTCAGAGAAAGAGGTTCAAATAACGGCCATGAATGCCTCTTAATATGCAGCAAACATCTCTGTTTACACTTATACATCAATATAACTTCGGTTCTAGAGACTTGTGTCTCTCTTTGCTCAGTGTTTGATGTCTACAGCAGGGAAGGTTGTGCATTCATGGCTTTTATTCTCATTGTGTAcatttaaacatataattaaagaaatcacatcctaaaaaaaaatacccCAAAAGACCTCCAGCACTGAATCAATTCAACCCAAGATTAATTCAACTTTACGTTGTTGAACTAAATTAGCAATTAGCAACTAGCACAAGTGAGTGCTGTAGGCAATTTCCGGGGTGTTTTTTGAGGTTTCTGGTCTTTAATCGTAGAGCAAAGGCTGAGGAAAGGGAAAGGCTGATCTAGCACAGTACAGACGCTAGGCTAGGCTTGTGGCAAAAGCTCTTTGGGTCTGACGCTAAGGGTGACTAACAGACTCACGCTGGTTAAAGTGGTGACTCTTTCAAGCAGCGTAATAACCTGGCAAACaggaaagaataaaaagaaacgcAAGAATGATGCTGTGAGATGGCcagaagaagagaaaagaaaagaacagaacagaaaaaaacattttaaagtacacACAAGGATTCAGGTTGCACTTGTCCACAGATTAGCACGTATTTGGATACGTTTTATGTCCATATTTCGCAAACAGCTTCAGTCAAAGCAACTGAAAGTGTTACATTCATACCAAAGACGATAACTTTATAAAGAGAATCAATTAGAACTAAACAAGAAAAGCAACTTCCACACCACAGGTATAACGATAACAACACAGAAGAATTATATTATTGAAGTTTTTTCGAACtgctgaacaacaacaaaaaaatgacagccaatcagaatgcattcTACTTTAAAGAGAGTGAGCATTTAAAGCGTCAATCAACAAAAATGTAGTGCACGGTTATAATAAACATAACGTTATCGCCTGTTGGTGTGGGATCTAATAGTTAttgttatcgttcttggtgtgaacgggtcATTAAGGGGGAAATTCACTCAGAATGAATAGCATTATTTACATCCGTACATCCTTAAGTGTTCAATTTAATAAATTCACCCAAATTAGCACTCataatttttaatgcaaattatgCAAATTGGGTAACTGCATAAACACTGCAACATATTTAATGCTTAAATAATTCTGCACTGCACAACTCACAATCTTTTCGGTCGTTATTAAGTACTGAGTTGTTACCCAACAGAGAACATTCTCAGAACTTTGGCTAGCGTTCTGGCAAAGTTTTGAACAAACGTTCTTCCAGTAAATTTAATAGAATGTCTGTTtaaagttatctggtctttagTAATTTTCTCAAAACGTTagaacaaaaatgttatttatacatcattaatgaaacattttttttcttaaatgtttaaGTTGGATGTTCGTGTAgttacagtttttaaaatgttactaCATGTACAACAAAATTTGTATAACCATgaaaaaaagtaacaacatttaaaaaaactggaCGTTTTGAATTTTCGGAGAACATCAGAAATAaatgttcataaataaataaattgatacaTTAGAAAATTGTTCATAGAGCATATTTTTGATAGCTGGGTAAGAAATGCGGCAGATTAACACAGTTTGACATACTTTACTACCGTACCGTACTACAGCTGTTGTTCAGGCAACTAAAATAGCTCTTTAAACTGAAAAAGTCACGTATATTACgctttttcttttaataaaaacatatatttaattctATTTACTACCTGCTGTCTTGGACAAACCATCAGAGATTGTGGCTGATTAAATTTGCATGTGTTTAgttaacatttaaatgttgtaCGCAAGAGTTTCTGTTTAGTGAATTCCCCCCTTAGTTTAGAGCTTTCAGAAGGTCTCTCAACGTGACAATAACAAATCTGTATTATTAGGATGATGTTTTAATGCTTTGTTGAGAATTTGGTGTCACAGTAATGGAAGTGCAACGTTAATATGAAGGTTTTGCAATGTTGTGGTTTGCTTGGCAGGAAATTAAGTCAGCAGATTTCAGACTGAGACACGAAAACACACACTTTAGTAAGGTTGAGCCAGAGGGCTCGACTACATAAAGGACAGAGAGAAAAGCCACAGCACTCTGGTGGGCACCTCTCTCCAGTCTCCCAAGAGACCCATTCGGCCCCCACTGGTGTCTATGACCTCCTCTTGCTGCTTAATATGGTGGGCGGGAAcataaagagacagacagactgtcAGAAAGGGGATGTGGATGAACATCGGATGGGATAAAACTGATAACTCCCAGAAATCTGCTGTGAATGTGAATGATGATGAACTAACAAACATGATTCTGCAGACAAAAACCTGGCTGGACTCAAGACCCTGAGCGATCAGTGTGTGGTACAGACCTCATGCATATGCAGATTTGATCATGGAATATTAATCAGGAAGGAGTggcatgtgtgaatgtgtgcgggTGTGTCTGTCTAGTTAGTTCTAGAACTCTCagtgattttaaaacaattcTAGAACCACAGAAAAACATCTACTATTTGGACAAATAATTTTTGAATTTGtttgtaaatcattttaaagGAATGTTCAGTGTTAAACTCATTAATGACACGCTGTTAATAGAGTGCAACTATCTTTGATTTACagcaaaatgtttatatattttataaatatatatataaataaagcaatataatttaaattttctaTGCCATTTGCAGTGTTTCATGCTTAAGAGTTCTCATTGCATAATTTGCTCGTCGCGGTTCTCTGATTGGTCGAGATTCTCAGCTAAATTTCATGGTTAAACGTGATTATTTAAAAGTTGAAATAATGATAGCTGATTACTTCAACAAAAGCATACAGACTCGATTAACAACCTCGTAGCTCACAACAGGTGTGTCTTTaaagttttcattaaaaataagttCTGCTATTAAGAAAATGAATGGAAATTTTACTTCCAGAATCCGAATGTTGCACTCTATTACCAAGGGAAATCATTTTGACACATCGACCAATAGGGCTGCAGGATGAGTAGCTACCACCCCGCTGAAATCCAGAGTGTGTGATTTATGTGTTATGAGGGTGGAGTTATGATAATGAGCGAGGAGAGTGAGTGATATaaaagcatagacagtaaaagaaatggacacagcgaccccattggaactcaattgagacaaatgaagcccagttttagcgttttttagcacttccgtttctgacgcgcagactcaaatgaagcttgacgacgtcagcaacctgtctgacagatgtaaatcttctagtagctgtgcgtgcaaactgccatcgttaatcttgcagagacggcgagcttgagcggggagttctttggcgtgagtgagcaggagtaagtattctgattgattattttgtatagtattttaaaatgtaacgccagtacgccatattaagttaattgcctgcgagcttctcctcctgtctgtacggtaatgcgacagcgagccgagtggttatgacgcaatcgttagcctattttttacaaaaactgtttatacggggccatgatgtaacatagaaggtaatggagccctttatacattgttgtgtatctttagaaataaataatggacaaacagagtctttaaacgcctcagatgtaaagttattcgctgtcaaagtgacgccaaaatgaatgggagtcaatgggaatgctaacgcaagtgaagttctgctaaaagatggcagcccccacccgacttcaacttccggtcgagttccttgccccttgtatAAAAGTGATTGGTAGTGTGTTTTTTTGTCAGTGCTTTGGGGCGTTTCTTTGGGAGATCTTGCATGTTGGAGCTCCCTCTTGTGGTCTGTAGGAGAAGCACCCCTGCACCCTCTGGCCCTGTCAGAACTGTTCGCTCTGCACACACACAATCCTTCACCTCCACGTTGCGCACGGATGGGTCAGGTGCCGATTCAGGCCAGTTGGGCAGCTCCTGGTATCCTCCGGCTTTAGCGTTCAGCAGATGGGACAGTGACCCCAGCTGGAAGTGATCTCGGTCTGCAAAGAATTGAAGAAAATCACAATGAGATCTCTAATGTCTCAATCATGCCCACCGATTTTTCTAAAGGTCCCAGTAATCTCAAGATGTAAAAATATGCTCGGATTTGCATACAATTCAGGATCTAAACctataactgaaactaaaatgaaaaccttTAAATGGAGACTCCAGGACGGGGGCAGGCTTGAGTGCCAGGAAAAGCTTCTTGGCGTATTTGTTAAGAGCGCCGCTTTTATCGGTGGGCACAATGAGTTGGCGGATAAAGCGGGCTCGATCTCTGATGTCATAGTTTTGATCATATTTTGCCAGGTTCAGTACATACTGCGTCAACAGTTTAGTCTGAAagacagaaaagagaagaaaaacacaaaggAATTGAACTCTCAGGAGTCTCAAGGGTTTCAGTCAACGTAGTTGAGTGCATCTAAATGATATGACATGCAGACAAAAATTGTATTGCttgattaaataatgatttatgaGTTACTCCCAAAAAATCTTGCATGAAAAGAAAAAGTtaagataaataaaattatataatttattttcctgccaaagcaacatttctcatttttatgtagtttaacttgatgcacaaaaatgattaaaactcaaataaaatgtacaaataattattaaaataaaagaaaataaatgcatgagTATGCAGGGAAATTTCAGTACATTTCAGTTGTGTCCCCATGTTTTCACTCCTATATTGTCCTGTCTTTCAGCTGTTTTAACATCATTTCAGAGGTTTTCAGAAAGCTCCAGTTATATTCAGccatcatttataaaaatactgCACAACATCAGATTACCTTAAACATCTTAAACTGGCTTTTCATGCATTTGTAATGTGAAAACCTCAATGTTCAATCAACATTACGACCTTTTACTATTCTTGTTTGCTTTCATTTATGAGTTTCGTCATGTTGCATAATGCAAGGGAGCTTGCTTACTGCTAATGTGCTCTGCATTATTTATCCTCATAGCATGCAAACAATCATGCATCTCACTTCTGTGCAGggttatcaatatttaaaactattcaaatattttcagtaattgaaataaagctcaaataaaatatgaaatattagaaAGGAAAACTAAGCGAAATGTGCCTCGGTCATTACCGGAATTAAGATgaagttaaagtactaaaattactaaatggaaattaataacttaaactgaaataaaaatcaatctaacttttaatataaaataaaagacaaaagcacacaaaagaactacaattaaaataaaaagtgaaaatataaaaataaaagctaaaaaaattCACAACATGAATAGTTTAtgaaaaatactattaaaaattactattaataagcattaCTATTAATAATTCCCCTCACCTGTTTTGAGTTAGTTAGGTACAGTTTGGCAGCCAGATTGATGATCTGCAGCTTGACAATGTCTTCCTCGTTGTTGAAGCTTTTGGCCATCTTTCTCAGGACGTCGGGGGCGATTTTGGGGACGTGTTCGCAGTATTCTCCGATCAGCCACAGGATGCTCGCTCGGGCCATGGGCACCTGACGTCACACACACTATCAGGACTAGGGAGTGCgtttaaatgagaaaaaaggGTAGTTTAGATCCCAACTCTACCTGGATGTTGTCGATGAGTTTGGCCATGTGTTTGATGATGTCACTATGCTGTTCAGGCTGCATCTGCAGAAGCTTTTTAATCACCACCACTGATTCAGCCACAACcaactctgaaaacacacaccTAAGATTACCCAGAATTACCTGACAGACGTCTTTGGCCATTGCACTGTGGCTTGCTGTTTTATTCAGCATGCGATGGACCAATTTCAAGTGTATTTCAAGAGTATTTACAGGAAAATAGGCtcatatttttcttcttttgcaaCATAAGAACCTCATCTGACATCGAGCAAAGAACTTTTGATGTCTTCTTAAGTGGTTCTCACTTTATGGATAATTAATGGACATTAAAAACATTCTGTTGCATTCCCTTGcccccaaacacacactctcaccgtCTCTGTTGGACAGCAGCTGGACGAGGCCGTTCAGACAGGTGTCTCTGACTTCACCGATGTTTGTAGCACAGCGACCTATGGCCTGAATGCTGGCTGCCACGAAATCCTTATCCATGCTCTTAATATATGTCTTGAACACAGATAGAGAAACATATGAGCCCTAATTATACCATTATAGAATATACTACTGTTAACACTGTTATCTATAATCTTACCATGGGTGGTTGACAAAATGACATGAACTtattttcagtggtggacgaagtacacaaatcaagtacttgagtaaaagtacagatacgtataataaaatattactccagtaaaagtaaaagtactcctttttcaattttactcaagtgaaagttcaaaagtactaaattttttatgtacttaagtaaaaaagtactgaaagatagatgtttgcaattttatataggctaatttaattttatattagcacttttttttttataatcctactgatcaaaatacctgggattttttccaaaataaccactatatggagtgaagatttatttttgttgttgatatggactacgttgatatTGACTACGCCACCTacatataggtggttgaataaaaatatttggacattgtttataaaaattacctcaagttagcaccagcaagcttgttagctagacagttagcatcagctaacaatatttgtttattttcagtgcggttatgaataacgtccttaataacaattgATGAAAAAGTTAGAGCTTTACTGATGATTAAcgttaagtctagagtgtgtccacctttgtgtgtgggtccatgtacatgctgaatcgacaggtaaaaaaagcctcaagtccaaatatccAT includes:
- the LOC127947347 gene encoding titin-like isoform X2, which produces MGASPTPQHRMAANPAPQPKMATSPAPQPKMAANLASQPKMAASPAPQHKMADSTPPTPHRRGRRRRQAAAVPEAVPEAVPEAVPEAVPEAVPDAVPEAVPDAVPEAVPDAVPEAVPDAVPEAVPDAVPEAVPDAVSEAVPDAVPEAEPDAVPEAVLDAVPEAVLDAVPEAVLDAVSEAVLDAVPEAVPDAVPEAVPDAVPEAVPDAVPEAEPDAVPEAEPDAVPEAVPDAVPEAEAEAVPEAEPDAVPEAKPDAVPEAKPDAVPDAVSEAVPDAVPEAEPDAVPEAVPDAVPEAVPDTVPEAVPDAVPEAVPDAVPEAKPDAVPDAVPEAEPDAVPEAVLDAVPEAVPEAEPDAVPEAEPDAVPEAVPDAVPEAVPDAVPEAEPDAVPEAEPDAVPEAVPDAVPEAVPDAVPEAVPDAVPEAVPDAVPEAEPDAVPEAEPDAVPEAEPDAVPEAEPDAVPEAEPDAVPEAEPDAVPEAEPDAVPEAVPDAVPEAVSVTVPEAVTTRPWWSSAPPWETLAVTTRTWWSSAPPWGTLAVTTRTWWSSAPPWGTLVMTMRTWWSSAPTWWTPASTTETWWSSAPPWRALALTTRLWWSSAPS
- the LOC127947347 gene encoding titin-like isoform X1, whose amino-acid sequence is MGASPTPQHRMAANPAPQPKMATSPAPQPKMAANLASQPKMAASPAPQHKMADSTPPTPHRRGRRRRQAAAVPEAVPEAVPEAVPEAVPEAVPDAVPEAVPDAVPEAVPDAVPEAVPDAVPEAVPDAVPEAVPDAVSEAVPDAVPEAEPDAVPEAVLDAVPEAVLDAVPEAVLDAVSEAVLDAVPEAVPDAVPEAVPDAVPEAVPDAVPEAEPDAVPEAEPDAVPEAVPDAVPEAEAEAVPEAEPDAVPEAEPDAVPEAKPDAVPDAVSEAVPDAVPEAVPDAVSEAVPDAVPEAVPDAVPEAVPDAVPEAVPDAVPEAVPDAVSEAVPDAVPEAVLDAVPEAVLDAVPEAEPDAVPEAEPDAVPEAEPDAVPEAEPDAVPEAVPDAVPEAEAEAVPEAEPDAVPEAKPDAVPEAKPDAVPDAVSEAVPDAVPEAEPDAVPEAVPDAVPEAVPDTVPEAVPDAVPEAVPDAVPEAKPDAVPDAVPEAEPDAVPEAVLDAVPEAVPEAEPDAVPEAEPDAVPEAVPDAVPEAVPDAVPEAEPDAVPEAEPDAVPEAVPDAVPEAVPDAVPEAVPDAVPEAVPDAVPEAEPDAVPEAEPDAVPEAEPDAVPEAEPDAVPEAEPDAVPEAEPDAVPEAEPDAVPEAVPDAVPEAVSVTVPEAVTTRPWWSSAPPWETLAVTTRTWWSSAPPWGTLAVTTRTWWSSAPPWGTLVMTMRTWWSSAPTWWTPASTTETWWSSAPPWRALALTTRLWWSSAPS